The nucleotide sequence GGGTGGCGGTGGAAGAGGTCAACACTGCCCGCCCTTCACCACCAAGCTGATTTTTCACATCTACGGCTTCATCGGCGGCTTTTGCCTTCATATCGTTGGCAAAGGCTCCACTAAAGCAGCAGTCGAGAATCAAAACCTGCCGTCTGGAACGACTGCGACTCATGTACTGTTGCAGGGCAGTGGCGGGAACCGCTGTACTGGTGCGGATGTGTCCCTGGGGATTCTTTTCGGTAATTCGGGTGGCAAAGTAGAGGGTACCATTGTCATCTCTGACCCCATGCCCGGAAAAATACAACAAAATCAGGTCATCCGGTTCCGGTTCTCCGTGAACAGGATTTCGATCGCCGATTCCATCTGGGTGCGATCGGGATTGGGCAACACCTGCACCTGATCAAACCCTCCCACATCAGGGCTGTGCAAAACGCGCTGCATCGCCTGGATGTCTTCCTGGGTTCCAGGTAAACACGACAATCCCTCTCTGTATTCACTTACCCCAATCAGCAGCGCAATCTTTGCCATCAACCCTTACTGGTTTCGCTTTTTACTACTCTAACCGTCAGATGGGAAATTTTCTCCAACGCCTGTAACTGCTGCTCTAACTGCTCCGGTGTGCGATATTCCAGCTTGACATCCCCGTACTCAATGCTGAGGGTTGCCCCTGCAATCCGGTTTCTCAGCCAGCCCAGCAGTGCCAGAAGATTTTTAACATTCACCTCTGCCTTCAAAATACCCAGATCAAAACCCGCTTCTCCTGCCTTGCTCCCCTCTGGTACATCGCTCGATCGCGCCAGGGATGCTTCCTCTGCCAGTCCATCTTTCAGGTCAGCCACCAGGCGTTGACAGTATGCTTCCAGTTCTTCCGGTTCCAGATCCAGTCCGGCTTCGTTCAGGTCAATGAAGAGATCGAGGAAGAGATCGAGGGTTTCTGCCATTGGACTATCCTTGTTCACCTGTTTCTACCACCCGGCGCTACCGGGTATTCCCTTAAATGGTCCCACAATGTTGCTGGTGATCCAGCCGCCGTAAAATTGACCAGGCTGGGGTTGGACCTTTTCGCCATTGACGTAGCAGGCATCCATTGGTGCAGCATAGAAAGCAACATAGCCTTTGAGGGAAGCAAAGGCGGGGGTGGGGTCTGGATAGTACCAGGCAACATTATCAATTCGCCGATTGCCAACGGCAAGATGATAGTAGGTGCCCTGTCCTTTCCATTCACAGAAGGTGGTGCGGGGGCTGGGAATCAGATAGTCCTGTTGAATGTCTTCCGGCGGAATGTAGTAAGTCGGCGGATGGCTGGTTTCCAGGACACGCTCTGCCCGTCTAGTGTCAGCGATCGTCACCCCATTGAAGATCACCTGAATATGGCTGTCGGTATCTTCAAGCCGGGGAGGACGCGGATAGTCCCAGACAGATTCCTGACCGGGTTTGGGTGGGATCGGGTTTGGTCGCATGGGTCACAATGACTCTTATCAAACGGATGGGGGTTGCTGATTTTGGATATGAATTGAGCGTTGCCTGAATTGAAGCCGTTCAATTCATCAAGCTATTCAGCACCACGAAGGGATGCCACTCAATGTATAGCAAATTGGCAATCAGCTACCGATGAGGTCCGGTTTCCCTGGCTCAATTTCTCTATCCGAAACTTCACATCTTTCCACTGTAGTTAAAAAGCCAGTTAAAAAGCCCTTGCAGCGTTGAAATTTTCCTATGCAAAATAACCGAATTCGTGCCATTGTGCTGGGACTTGTGAAAAACGGCGGGTGCCTCCTGGTGGGTGAGTCTTACGACACTGTCAAGCAAGCCATCTATTACCGTGCGCTGGGAGGTGGCATTGAATTTGGTGAAACCAGCCTCGATGCCCTGAAGCGCGAGTTCTGGGAAG is from Leptothermofonsia sichuanensis E412 and encodes:
- a CDS encoding caspase family protein is translated as MAKIALLIGVSEYREGLSCLPGTQEDIQAMQRVLHSPDVGGFDQVQVLPNPDRTQMESAIEILFTENRNRMT
- a CDS encoding DUF427 domain-containing protein codes for the protein MRPNPIPPKPGQESVWDYPRPPRLEDTDSHIQVIFNGVTIADTRRAERVLETSHPPTYYIPPEDIQQDYLIPSPRTTFCEWKGQGTYYHLAVGNRRIDNVAWYYPDPTPAFASLKGYVAFYAAPMDACYVNGEKVQPQPGQFYGGWITSNIVGPFKGIPGSAGW